In Manis pentadactyla isolate mManPen7 chromosome 3, mManPen7.hap1, whole genome shotgun sequence, a single window of DNA contains:
- the GRHPR gene encoding glyoxylate reductase/hydroxypyruvate reductase: MRPVRLMKVFVTRRIPPEGRAALARAADCEVEDWDSDEPIPDKELERGVAGAHGLLCLLSDRIDKRLLDAAGANLKVISTLSVGVDHLALDEIKKRGIRVGYTPDVLTDATAELAVSLLLTTSRRLPEAIAEVKNGGWTSWKPLWMCGYGLTQSTVGIIGLGRIGQAIARRLKPFGVHRFLYTGRQPRPQEAAEFQAAFVSAPQLAAESDFVIVACSLTPATKGLCNKGFFQQMKKTAVFVNISRGDVVDQEDLYQALASGQIAAAGLDVTTPEPLPASHPLLTLKNCVILPHIGSATHGTRNTMSLLAANNLLAGLRGEPMPSEFKL, from the exons ATGAGACCAGTGCGACTCATGAAGGTGTTCGTTACCCGTAGGATCCCCCCCGAGGGCAGGGCCGCGCTTGCCCGGGCCGCAGA CTGTGAGGTGGAGGACTGGGATTCAGACGAGCCCATCCCTGACAAGGAGCTGGAGCGAGGTGTGGCTGGGGCCCACGGCCTGCTTTGCCTCCTGTCTGACCGCATAGATAAGAGGCTCCTGGACGCTGCAG GAGCCAATCTCAAAGTAATCAGCACACTGTCCGTGGGTGTTGACCACTTGGCTTTGGATGAAATCAAGAAACG TGGGATTCGCGTGGGCTACACCCCAGATGTCCTGACAGATGCCACAGCAGAACTCGCTGTCTCCCTGCTGCTCACCACCTCTCGCCGGTTGCCAGAGGCCATCGCGGAAGTGAAGAA TGGCGGCTGGACCTCATGGAAGCCCCTGTGGATGTGTGGCTATGGACTCACACAGAGCACCGTTGGCATCATTGGCCTGGGGCGTATAG GCCAAGCCATTGCTCGGCGCCTGAAACCATTCGGAGTACATAGATTTCTATATACAGGGCGCCAACCCAGGCCTCAGGAAGCAGCAGAATTCCAGGCAGCATTTG TGTCTGCCCCCCAGCTGGCCGCCGAGTCTGATTTCGTCATTGTGGCCTGCTCCTTAACACCTGCAACCAAGGGGCTCTGCAACAAGGGCTTTTTCCAGCAGATGAAGAAAACAGCTGTGTTTGTCAACATCAGCAG GGGAGACGTGGTGGACCAGGAGGACCTGTACCAGGCCTTGGCCAGTGGTCAGATTGCCGCTGCCGGACTGGATGTGACAACCCCAGAACCACTGCCTGCAAGCCACCCTCTCCTGACCCTGAAGAACTGTG TGATCTTGCCCCACATTGGCAGTGCCACCCATGGAACCCGAAACACCATGTCCCTGTTAGCAGCTAACAACTTGCTGGCGGGCCTGAGAGGGGAGCCGATGCCCAGTGAATTCAAGCTGTAG
- the ZBTB5 gene encoding zinc finger and BTB domain-containing protein 5, with product MDFPGHFEQIFQQLNYQRLHGQLCDCVIVVGNRHFKAHRSVLAACSTHFRALFSVAEGDQTMNMIQLDSEVVTAEAFAALIDMMYTSTLMLGESNVMDVLLAASHLHLNSVVKACKHYLTTRTLPLSPSSERVQEQSARMQRSFMLQQLGLSIVSSALNSSQSGEEQPAPMSSAMRSNLDQRTPFPMRRLHKRKQSAEERARQRLRPTMDESAISDVTPENRPSGVHPREEFFSPDSLKIVDNPKADGITDNQEDGAIMFDQSFGAQEDAQVPSQSDNSTGNMAQLSMASRATQVETSFEQEAATEKSGFQCENPEVGLGEKEHMRVVVKSEPLSSPEPQDEVSDVTSQAEGSESVEVEGGVVSAEKIDLSPESSDRSFSDPQSSTDRVGDIHILEVTNNLEHKSAFSISNFLNKSRGSNFSANQNNDDNIPNTTSDCRLDGEAPYLLSPEAGPAGGPSSAPGTHVENPFSEPADSHFVRPMQDVMGLPCVQTSGYQGEQFGMDFSRAGLGLHSSFSRVMMGSPRGGASNFPYYRRIAPKMPVVTSVRSSQIPENSASSQLMMNAATSSFENSHPSQPGPPQLTRASADVLSKCKKALSEHNVLVVEGARKYACKICCKTFLTLTDCKKHIRVHTGEKPYACLKCGKRFSQSSHLYKHSKTTCLRWQSSNLPSTLL from the coding sequence ATGGATTTTCCTGGACACTTTGAACAGATCTTCCAGCAGCTGAACTACCAGAGACTTCATGGCCAACTCTGTGATTGTGTCATTGTAGTGGGGAATAGACATTTTAAAGCCCACCGCTCCGTACTGGCAGCATGCAGCACGCATTTCCGAGCCCTTTTCTCAGTGGCAGAGGGAGATCAGACCATGAATATGATCCAGCTGGATAGCGAGGTAGTGACGGCGGAGGCCTTTGCAGCACTGATTGACATGATGTATACCTCCACCCTCATGCTGGGGGAGAGCAATGTTATGGATGTCTTATTGGCAGCTTCTCACTTGCATTTGAACTCTGTTGTGAAGGCCTGTAAGCATTACCTAACAACGAGGACACTGCCCCTGTCCCCCTCAAGTGAGCGCGTCCAGGAGCAGAGTGCCCGCATGCAGCGCTCCTTTATGCTGCAGCAGCTGGGACTCAGCATTGTGAGCTCGGCCCTCAATTCCAGCCAGAGTGGTGAAGAGCAGCCGGCCCCCATGAGCTCCGCGATGCGCAGTAACCTGGACCAGCGGACACCCTTCCCCATGAGACGCCTCCATAAGCGCAAGCAGTCTGCAGAGGAGCGGGCCAGACAGCGCCTCCGACCCACCATGGATGAGTCTGCCATTTCTGATGTTACGCCAGAGAACAGGCCGTCAGGGGTTCATCCTCGGGAGGAGTTCTTTTCACCAGATTCTCTGAAAATTGTGGATAACCCTAAGGCTGACGGGATTACTGACAACCAGGAAGACGGTGCCATCATGTTTGACCAGTCTTTTGGTGCTCAAGAAGACGCCCAGGTGCCCAGCCAGTCTGACAACAGCACCGGCAACATGGCCCAGTTGTCCATGGCCTCTCGTGCAACTCAGGTTGAGACTAGTTTTGAGCAGGAAGCTGCAACTGAGAAAAGTGGTTTTCAGTGTGAGAATCCGGAGGTTGGCCTTGGTGAGAAGGAGCACATGAGAGTGGTGGTTAAATCTGAGCCCCTGAGCTCTCCTGAGCCTCAAGATGAAGTTAGCGATGTGACCTCACAAGCAGAAGGCAGTGAATCTGTGGAAGTGGAAGGAGGTGTGGTCAGCGCTGAGAAGATAGACCTGAGCCCTGAAAGCAGTGATCGGAGTTTTTCAGACCCCCAGTCTAGCACTGACAGGGTAGGTGATATCCATATTCTGGAAGTCACAAATAACCTAGAACATAAATCTGCTTTTAGCATTTCAAATTTTCTTAATAAGAGCAGAGGTAGTAACTTCAGTGCAAATCAGAACAATGATGATAATATCCCAAACACCACTAGCGACTGCAGGTTGGATGGGGAGGCCCCGTATTTGTTGAGTCCAGAGGCTGGGCCTGCAGGCGGGCCCTCCTCAGCCCCAGGCACTCATGTGGAGAACCCATTCAGTGAGCCTGCAGACTCCCACTTCGTTAGGCCCATGCAGGACGTGATGGGCCTGCCGTGTGTGCAGACTTCAGGCTACCAAGGAGAACAGTTTGGAATGGATTTTTCCAGGGCTGGTTTGGGCCTCCACTCCTCCTTCTCTAGGGTCATGATGGGCTCCCCACGAGGAGGTGCCAGTAACTTCCCCTACTACCGCCGCATAGCTCCCAAAATGCCGGTTGTGACTTCTGTCAGGAGCTCACAGATCCCAGAAAACTCAGCCAGTTCTCAGCTGATGATGAATGCAGCCACATCCTCGTTTGAAAATAGCCATCCCTCGCAGCCTGGCCCTCCACAGCTAACCAGGGCATCTGCTGACGTCCTATCAAAGTGCAAGAAGGCCTTATCAGAGCACAACGTCTTGGTTGTAGAAGGTGCTCGCAAGTATGCTTGCAAAATTTGCTGCAAGACTTTTCTGACCTTGACAGATTGCAAGAAGCACATCCGTGTTCACACAGGTGAAAAGCCCTATGCCTGCCTGAAGTGTGGTAAGAGGTTCAGTCagtccagccacttatataaacacTCGAAGACTACCTGCCTGCGCTGGCAGAGCAGCAATCTTCCCAGCACTTTGCTCTAA